From the genome of Streptomyces xanthophaeus:
CTGCGTAGGCCGAGCCCGTGTCGAGCGTCGCGGCCCACCACAGGATGCCGGCCGCGAACAGGACCGTTCCCGCCAGAGCGATGCGGCCCGCACCGAATCTGGCGACGGCGGGTCCGATCCGCAGCGCGACCGGCGGCACCAGCAAGGGTCCCGGCGCGATGGCGAGGCCGGTGCGCAGGGCCGAGTAGCCCCACACGCCCTGGCACCACAGCACCGCGCCGAGCAGCATTCCGGCGAACGCGACGGTGAACAGCGTCAGGGCGGCCGCGGCGGACGCGAACGCCGGAACCCGGAGCAGCGGCAGCTCGACGATCGGCACGGGGTGACGGGCCGAGCGCAGGACGAACCAGACACCGAGCAGCACCGCGGCAGCCAGGCCGCCGAGGGTGCCCGTGCTCGTCCAACCCCGGTCAGGGGCCTTGACCAGGCCGAGCGCGAGCGTTGCGATCGATCCGGTGAGAAGGGCGGCGCCGAACAGGTCGGGCAGCGGACTCTTCTCCGTACCGGCGCGTCCGGGCGACGGCAGCACCTTGACACCGAGCGCGAACGCCGCGATCCCCACCGGCACGTTGACGATGAACGCCCAGTGCCATCCGGCCTCGGCCAGCAGTCCGCCGGCCACGGGCCCGAGTCCGGCGGCGATCCCTCCGATCGAGGCCCAGGCCCGTACCGCCCCGGCGCGCTTCTCGGGTGCCGTCGTGTCGAGCAGCAGCGCGAGCGACGTCGGTATCAGCAGCGCAGCGCCGGCGGCCTGTACGAGCCGCGCCGCGACCAGCGTTCCGACGCCGGGAGCGAGTGCGCAGCCGGCCGAGGCGAGGGTGAACACCGCCAAGCCGGTCAGGAAGACCGGCTTGTGGCCGGAGCGGTCGGCGACGCGGCCGGCGACCACGAGGAGTGCGGCGAAGACGATCGCGTAGCCGTTGAGGACCCAGGAGAGGGAGCCGAGGCCGCTGCCGCCGAACGAGCGGCCGATCGCGGGGAGGGCCACGTTGACGATGAACAGGTCGAGGTTCGACATGAAGACCGCGGCCGCGACCGTCGCGAACACGGCCCGGGACACCCGGAGTGGGTTTGAAATTCCAACTGTCATGGACCGGAGGCTAGTCGGGTGGGTTTGAAAACACAACGGACTCGGGAGAGGATGGGGGCGTGACCTCGAACAGGAACCCGGGCGAGAACGCGGTCCCGCACCCCGAAGTGCCCGGTCGGCCGTGCTCCGCGGCCGCCGCGCTGCAACTCGTCGGCGAACGCTGGGCCCTCCTGGCGATCCGCGAGATCTTCTACGGCAACCGGCGCTTCGACCGGATCATCCGCAACACCGGCGCCCCCCGCGACCGCCTCGCCGCCAGACTGCGCGCACTGGAAGAGGCGGGCGTGGTCGAGCGCCGCGCCTACAGCGAGCGCCCCGCCCGCTTCGAATACCACCTGACGGAGGCCGGACGCGATCTCGCACCCGTGATGCACGCGCTGCTGGCCTGGGGTGATCGCT
Proteins encoded in this window:
- a CDS encoding winged helix-turn-helix transcriptional regulator; its protein translation is MTSNRNPGENAVPHPEVPGRPCSAAAALQLVGERWALLAIREIFYGNRRFDRIIRNTGAPRDRLAARLRALEEAGVVERRAYSERPARFEYHLTEAGRDLAPVMHALLAWGDRWAVDTPPVAFRHRGGPGSGHGSEHDLDLTSTCRTCGEEVESGSLTIDVRAPGWDRAGPIEGS
- a CDS encoding MFS transporter, giving the protein MTVGISNPLRVSRAVFATVAAAVFMSNLDLFIVNVALPAIGRSFGGSGLGSLSWVLNGYAIVFAALLVVAGRVADRSGHKPVFLTGLAVFTLASAGCALAPGVGTLVAARLVQAAGAALLIPTSLALLLDTTAPEKRAGAVRAWASIGGIAAGLGPVAGGLLAEAGWHWAFIVNVPVGIAAFALGVKVLPSPGRAGTEKSPLPDLFGAALLTGSIATLALGLVKAPDRGWTSTGTLGGLAAAVLLGVWFVLRSARHPVPIVELPLLRVPAFASAAAALTLFTVAFAGMLLGAVLWCQGVWGYSALRTGLAIAPGPLLVPPVALRIGPAVARFGAGRIALAGTVLFAAGILWWAATLDTGSAYAASLLPGMMLTGLGVGMTLPVLTGASAAALPPARFATGSAITSMGRQIGAVLGVAILVGILGAPAPGHAVAAFRHAWYAVAVASLLAACATVPLVRKPRPAATKAADVAEAAEVGTVREASPLRRGTDGTSIVAAARSLRGRRGTRLAGDSTRRKGDPGP